Within Xanthomonas oryzae pv. oryzae, the genomic segment TGCACGAGAACGACCCATTGCTGTCGGTGATCACCATGCGCGCGACTGCGCTCGACGCATCGAGAAAGCCACGGGTGGGGTGGGCACGGCAGACGATATCGCGTTCGCAGGAGCTGGTGTTGCCGATGGCGCTGGCCATGAAGTCCTGCGTGTTGGCACCGGGGCTGATATCCAGATGCGATAACTGCGGGATGCTGAGGCTGAAGTTCTCGGGATATTGGCCCGCCGGCAGCGCGATCTCGATCAGCAGGTCTTCTCCGTCGACAACCGGCGACCAACCGATGGCATCGCCTGCGGTGACGAAATCGGCGCCGGAACGCTCGAAGACATGCCCGTCGTTGCCAGCGAAGCGCAACACCACCCGGGAGGGCGTGCCGGGTGTTGCACCTGCTCCGCGCAACATCAATGCCGCGCGGAGCGAGGCCGCCTTTGCCGAGCTGAGCTTCAAGGCGGCCACACGCGTGCCATTGCCTGCGAGCTGCCAGTCCAGCGCGGCCATGTTCACCCGCGGCCGCGGGACCGCACGCGAAAAGCCGATCTGCAAAGGGTGCCCATGTTTGAGCTGTGCAATGCGGCGTTCACGCAGCAGGTTCAATTGCTTTTCGGTGGGGGCAGCCAGGTGTGCCACCTGGGTGGACATCAGGCCACCACGCACATCTGCCGACTGCAGGCTCGCAGCGCCCAGTTGTGCCGGTTGCGGTGCCGCGCTCACCGGCGCTGCATCCATCTCAGCGGGTGGCACGGCGAGCGCAGGGAGGGAAACGGCAGAAAGCAAGGCCAGACAGAAGGCGTTGTGGCGATACATGGCAGGTCCTTTGGTTCAGGAGCGGCAGGTGGCTGCATGAGCATGCCGTCTCATCCGGGCCGAATGAGAATGGCGAATCTTCACCGCTTGGTCGGTGCGAACAAGCGCATGGGCAGCTTGCCTGCCTCTGCAGGGAGCGACGTTGCGGCCACGCCCTTCCTTCGCTGTGCCGTTGATGATTGCGCTGCAAGGTGGGTGCCGCCGGACATCTGACTTGCGACCCGTTCCGGGTGATCCATGCCTTGCTTCGCGCTGATCTGGCAGCTGTCTGCCGTGATCCAGCAAGCTATCGCTGACCAGGCCAGGCCTGCGGGCGCGTCCGAGCCCAACCGCCACAGCGCGCACACTGTCACGCCGCGCCGCAGCTGGACGCGCGTCGGCACAGGCGCTAGCGTGGTGCGGATTTTTTGCCTACAGGGGAATGCCCGATGCGCCACGACGCGCAGCCGCGCCAGCTCACCTTCCGCGCCGTCGTGCTGGCCATCGTGCTGGCGGTGGTGCTTTCGGCTGCCAACGCCTATCTCGGCCTGTTCGCGGGCCTGACCATCGCCACTGCCATCCCGGCAGCCGTGGTGTCGATGGGCGTGCTGCGCCTGCTGGGCGGCGGCACCATCCTGGAAAACAACATCGTGCAGACCGGCGCTTCGGCCGGGTCGTCGATCGCCGCCGGTGTGATCTTCACCATTCCGGCGCTGGTGATCATGGGCTACTGGCCGGACTTCAGGTACTGGTGGGTGCTGGGCATTGCCGGCATGGGCGGGCTGCTGGGCGTGCTGTTCTCGGTACCGTTGCGGCGCTCGATGATCGTCGAAGACCCGCTGCCGTTCCCCGAAGGCAAGGCGGCGGCCGAAGTGCTCAAGGCCGGCGAAAATCCCGGCCCGGGCCTGAAGATCCTGGCCGCTTCCGGCGCCATCGGCGCGCTGGTCAAGCTGGCTGCGGCCAGCGGTTTGCGCGTGATCCCGGATACCTGGGCGCAGGCCACCTACCTGGGCAGCAGTCGTCTGGTGGGGTATATCGGCACCAACCTGTCGCCGGCGCTGCTGGGCGTGGGTTACATCGTCGGTTTGAACGTGGGCATCGTGGTGCTGTCCGGCTCGATCCTGTCCTGGCACATCGCCATCCCGCTATACCAGCAGTTCTTCATGGGCTCGGACCCGGCCCTGGCGCAGAGCCTGGTCGGTGCGTCGGCTGCCGATGCGGCGTTCGGCATCTGGGGCGCGAAGATCCGCTACCTCGGCGTCGGCGCAATGTTGATCGGTGGCGTGTGGACCTTGTTCTCGCTGCGCACATCGCTGTTTTCCGGGGTCAAGAGCGGTTTTGCCGCCGCGCGCAAGAGCGGTGGCGGTGTGGTTGCAGAGACCG encodes:
- a CDS encoding trypsin-like serine peptidase, which encodes MYRHNAFCLALLSAVSLPALAVPPAEMDAAPVSAAPQPAQLGAASLQSADVRGGLMSTQVAHLAAPTEKQLNLLRERRIAQLKHGHPLQIGFSRAVPRPRVNMAALDWQLAGNGTRVAALKLSSAKAASLRAALMLRGAGATPGTPSRVVLRFAGNDGHVFERSGADFVTAGDAIGWSPVVDGEDLLIEIALPAGQYPENFSLSIPQLSHLDISPGANTQDFMASAIGNTSSCERDIVCRAHPTRGFLDASSAVARMVITDSNGSFSCTGTLLNNANSPKRHLFWTASHCVSTKSVANTLQTYWFYDAARCNSTTVSTQATTLSGGAVLRYANSTRDISLLELRSAPPPGAFYAGWSSVAIAAIGTPIVGIHHPNNALKKYSLGTVTALKTSYEDKSPLYQVHWHEGVTEDGSSGAGLFTVASNGAYQLRGGLFDGTSSCAARRDPDYYSRFSDVYPSISRYFGK